In Papaver somniferum cultivar HN1 chromosome 9, ASM357369v1, whole genome shotgun sequence, the genomic stretch TACCTTCTAGTCCTCTATATCGGGTCGAAGGAGTTTTTATTTGGATCATTAGTTTAAGAGTTATGATTAAGAACACATAGCACCTCaaatctgaatttcaagaactatcaAGAACTTTGTGTACATGTTAGACTCATTATTTGtgcttaaaaaaattatttccatttttttttgaaagatgaGATTTCTATTTCTGAATTGATATTAAACAAAGAACTCCATCTTCGGAtgaaatttgttgaattttttaAATGAATGTAGGCAGAAATACAATTGACATAAGTAACTTCTCAAGTTTAAATCTTTTGATGTTGATTTGAAATTTCTTTTGAGCCAAGGAACTGTAAGGGTTTCATACCATATATGAACGTTGAACTTAGACTAAGGaactaaaacatgaagatgacaAGTTCACAAAGAACGAACATAACTAGACAAATATACTAGTGAAACTGAAACTTTGGTCATGAATTTGGCATTGCTTTTACATCGGAAGATAAATTCTCACTGAGAAAACACTTTTCTTTTTAATctataacaaaaagtttctatGAGCCTAATGTTTTTAAGTTAATAAACAAAAAATATAGACTTCGTTAACACTTGCCTTTGAGATGAATCCTCCAAAGATGGAACAATTTAGCCATTTACTAGATAGAGGAATGCCATACATATTAATTCAATGTGATAGTATCATGGCTATTTCAAGAGTTGAGGCCTGTCAATTATAACCATAAGAGTCGATGTTACGAGAATCAATTATATATAGTCTGAAAATAATTTTCGTACATCTTTTTGCGAAACGATTAATAAGAAGGTGTGAGTAAATCTTTTGTGATGAGGTGGGCGTCCACCGAGATAGAGTTATTTGTGATGGATACCTAACCTAGAAACAGGTAAAGAGGATTAACGAAAGCTCTGGCAACATGATAAGAGTTTCGCTTGATAGAAAATTTTTAAATAATCAAAATGATTTTATAGCACACAGGCCTATATTCAACTTTATAGTCATTTTCAATGAAATTATGAACTACTCGGGGTGGAATCTACATACTTGACTTACCCTAGCTCCAGCCACCACCAAAAGACTAAAGTATGATTTTTATGTCATGTCATGTATTGCAAATCTAAGTTTTATTGATAAGAAAATGCGTAAGGCgggtattattttattattttttttcctgctAATCTCAAACCTTTTCTACATGAAAACCCTAGTTTCCACTGGAATATTTGTTTCGACCAAACATTGAATGGATTTAACGTTAAAACATTTCTATTACCATAAAATTTATGAAAGAGTTTATTTGTCTTTTGGATGTAGAACTTGATAATCTCCCCTCCTTTAAAACACTAAGTCATATGAGCTCCCACGTCGCACGACGAGTGTGACATCTCTCTCAAATTAAATGAGATAAAAGCTTTGAACTAGAGCAATTCTGAAGATGACAAGTGGCGGGACTCTATTGGTCGGAgcattaaaattggaattacacTCCGCTTACACCCTGTATTTAACTGGATGTTAGTAACACAGTTAGCAAAAACGTGGGTGTACAACATTTGTGTGTGGATTTACACCTAACTAATAActtacacttggtttacaccaAAAACTTAACCGTACGTTAGTGACGTCCGTTAAGTGTACAATACACCCGTAAGAAATCTAACATATTAGGCTTTCATCCTGCCCTGTACTGAGATACAACTTGATATATCGGCTTTGCTTATCTTGGAATACCATTGAGTATCGTATTATAATTGAAGCTTTGAGAGAAGATAAAAACCAGAAACTAGGATTTCTATAAGAAGCCCTAGCGATGGCGGaagaatcatcatcaccatctgtTATTCTTCAGTTTGCTCCAGTCCAAAGTGCTGTTGATGATGGATTAATCTCCGGTCTCAGTCACTGGTATAAAGTTAAATTCTTAAACAGTTCTCTCCCTTTCTTCGTTAATCGTTATGATGATATGTATTTGTGTGGTTGGCATGGAGTCGGAGATGGGTTTGTGCGATTTGGAGTCTGCCAAGGGTTTGAGGAGAACACACTCATTTCAGTCGTGGTAACATCAGATCATGCACACAACGTGTTTGAGGAAATGCCTGAGAGACCAGTTGAAGAACACAGATCGTGGACAGAGTTTGGGTGGAGAAAGTACTGATGTTTGTTCTCTATCATGCCTTATGGTTTTGTGATTTTGCATTCATCTAACTTCTGAGTTTCTCTTTCTAAGTCATTCATGCATCTCTTAATGTTGTCCATTGGCAGAGCTGTAAGAGGGAAATAATGCTGCGGTTTTTTAGTGGTGAGGAACGTACGATTGTTTTTTAATGTAAGAATCTTCTTTCATTTTATTGTATGTTTGGGTGCAGCTGATTGTGTTGGGTGGATGCGTGATATCGCAACTTGAATGGAAATCAATTCATACTTTCCTTATTAATGGCTCTAATCtgagttcaattgtaaggaaaattTCTACTGTTTTGTGCTTTCTCAAGTAATTTCCTTGCATTCACAGTTTCTCATTTTGTGATCCACGTTAAAATAAAAAGACTATGCTTTTTATCTATAATATATATCGATTTGTCAGCTtataatttgttttattttgtacagaacataaatattgatttttttttgtttgtttgctttAGATGTGAGGCATCTGAAAATGTTATCATCCATGGACAATATCTTATGTTTACAGCTTTGAGGGTCTTTGATTGAGGGTTAGTTGGACTCTATTACAGTCGAGTTAAATTAGTTGCATGTGAGTTAATTGTAAGGAAAATTTCAATTGTTTTGTTCTCTCTCAAGTAATTTCAGTCTCCCAGGGCATATATGCAGAGGGATGTTTTAAAGTACGATTACTACATTGGTGCTCGGCCATTAGCAGGAAGACTCACCCGAGTACATTCACCAATTTAGTTGCAAAAGTCCCATGTCTTCTCATCCGGTATATTGCTTCTCTTTAGTAGACATAGAAAGTCTGCTTCGCAGCTGAGGTTACTCATTGATGTGCATTGCTTTTATGTACAGTGCAGTGTCTGTTCAATTATATTGATACTGCTCTCTCATTTCCATCTTTATTGATGTGTTGCAGCCATTCAAGGAGGCTCCTCTTGGTAATATTTCCACAATTGCACTCGGTGACACAGATTCACAAATGCCGTATATTGATATCAGTGTCAATTGGATGTTGGTAAGAAATAAGGATGGCTCTGCAAATATGCGAAACCATTCTCTCAGGACATAAGTGGAGTCTGGTGGTAAAAATATCCAACTGATGATTTTCTTTTAACATGCACTATATAACTACGAAGTTTGTAGTCTTTTGCATCTTTCCCCTGCAGTGATGTTTGTGCAGTCCATGTGAGGGAGTAGTGTTCATACCTATTTCGCTTTTTGGAAAACAGGATGACTGGGAAGACTCCATGGCTGCCTTTTGGTTTGGCATCTCTTTTATGTCATCCTTGGAGGCAGAAATGTACGTGGTATGATTCATGTTTTCCTGCCATTCAATAAATTAATCATGTTTCTTAGACATAGCTAGGAAGGTTGGAGTTTTAGCCACATGAAGAATCCATCACAAATGATTAAACACAGTCAAACTTATGGAGATGGTATCgcttaaaaaattgggtccataTCAATTCACTTATCAACAGGGGATAAAGAACCAGAGGTTAAAGTGGATGATGTAAGATGTAATACGAATTGTGGCTGTGAATAGTGACGACACTGATTCCAGGTAGTTTCATCACAGATGTCGTTTGTTGCTATAATACAACATGCTGCTACAGCTGTCAGCAAAAACACTTCTGCTTTAGTGTAGTACTTTTGTTCCTTCTCTTATTCTTGCTTTATTTTCTGTTCATCTTGCACCATTGAGTCAGTAGAGGGTCTACTACAATGACATCTACCATTGCAATGGCAGAAGGAACAACTGTGGAAGTCTCTCAGGAGGAAAAGAAGTAAAGTCATTAACAGTTTCAGGGTTGGTAGGGGTTATCATATACTTAGCCCTCCGTATAAGGGATCTaaatttctgattttttgtgTTCGTGAGCGACATAGGATTTTGTCTTTATACTCTTATTGCTACCCTTGGGGatctttatgttttttttttggcagTGTTAGAGCTTTGATGCAAAAGAAAGAGGATGACTTTTCAAAAATACAAATCCATCTCTTCTAATTCCAGATTAACCttattttatgaaaaattgtgTATTGAGCAGCTTAGTAAGACTGCAATATACAACTAGAAAATGATATATTTGTATAAACAAAATACTGAGTACAGTTTGTGATGTCTGTGAGGGTGCTGCTGCTACTCTTTTCTGTGCTTCGCCCCACCCCGGTAAATCAAAAACGCAAATTAAAAATTCCAAAGCTTcgccccgccacaccaaatcaaaaatgcaatgCGACGTGGCGTGGAGAAGCCacaccacaccaaatcaaaaatatggttaaagaCGTTTGTCcagtcacaccaaatcaaaaatcttaagcatGTATAAGGAGGGgatgaggcgaagccgagccacaccaaatcgaAAATCCGCCTAATGACGGGGCGAGggtaccaaatcaaaaatcctacgCATGCATTGGGACGAGGCGAAGCGTAGcctagccacaccaaatcaaaatccTAAGCATGTTAACCTccccacaccaaatcaaaaatcttaagtgACGGGGCGATCGAGACAAACCCCaaccacaccaaattaaaaatgcatcgTGACGGGACGGGGCGAAGCCCGgcgacaccaaatcaaaaatacaagaTGGGCCGAGGCGAAAGCACGTCACACCAAACccaaaatatggttaaaagaaagaaaaaaaaatatgatggATGGTTTTCGTGtccgcccggtgcgtagcacgggcacaaaatttAGTTATCTTTATCACCATATAGTAAAATACAACAATTCAGGAGAGACAACAAGAAAACAACGAAAAAAACCGATTTCAAATTTCTGATACAAATTTTGAGTGGGCTCCACTCCCCTACCCACAAAGCAAACAAGCAGCCCATTTAGATGGTGAATATTGTGtgtgtcattttttttttgtctgtaattAATTATTGCAGTAAAATATGCATCACCGTGGTTTGTAATATCTAGAATAATTACACCAATCTTAGtataagaaaacaagaaatataataatataaaaagTAAATAGTTGTACCAGATGGCTTAAGAGATTCATTTAACATCTTTCTTAATATAGTCAACAAAACAAAACTCcgttttcaacaaaaaaaatgttTCTTTCTTCACATAGAGGAAGAAGACATGGCTGCGGCTGCATCATTGAAAATACTCTACCTCTTGTTTGCTCTGTTCTCAACAGTTTTTATCTATCAATCTTCACAAACCTATGGTTACTCTAATGGGTTCTTACCAACTTCCTCTCCAATCACCACCACTGGTAGAAGTATTAGCAGCAAATTAACTAATCATGAACAAAATGAGAAGAGGAAGTTAAACAGGATAGAAGAAGGCCTAAAAAGAGCTCGATACGCGATTCTCCGAGCGGCTCGTACACGAAATCTTACTAATTCCAATAGTAAAGAGGAGGAGGAATTCGTCTCAAGAGGTTCCATTTACCTTAATCCATATGCATTCTATCAGTTAAGTATCCAAACTCAAATCATTTGAATCTTAGTAGCCTAGATTTCCGTGTAACCTTAAATTGATGAAAGTCACATTAATGTCAACGGAATCAAATTCGAGGTGACTTCGGATTAACCGTTGGCAGTTAACCCAGAGATTCGGACTCGAGTTCGAAACTCGTTGGCATCTTATTTACACTGCAATATAATTGTGAAGCAGAAATGCGAAAATCTGATCTCATTTTTACACTGCAGTATAATTACTCAAACTCTAATTTTTTGGGTGAACTTTTATCTGTTTCTTGTACAGGAGTCATACtgagatggagaagagattaaaAGTGTGGACATACAAAGAAGGCCAGCCGCCACTATTCCATGATGGTCCATTAGGCTATGTTTACTCAACAGAAGGACACTTCATAGATGAGATGGAAAGCGGGTTAAGTCCATTTACAACTCAAAATCCTGATGAGGCACATTTGTTCTTCCTCCCGTTCAGCGTGGTTAACATCAAGAGATTCATTCTCGCACCAAATCCATCAATCCCGTGGGCATGGCTTCAACTGTTTgtggaagactatataaaggttgTTTCGAACAAGTATTCGTTTTGGAACAGAAGCAGCGGAGCTGACCATTTTATGGTATCATGTCATGATCGAGTGAGTCTCTCTTTCAAGTTTTCAATTTGGTGAAACTTTTGCCTGTCTCAGATGACGGATCGTTTTTTGCGGGGTTAACAATATGATCTGTTGCAGGGGCCACAAATCTCTAGCGCTTTTCCTCGCGAGCTATTCAAGAATTTGATCAGGGTTCTTTGTAATGCCAATACCTCAGAAGGTTTCCATCCCATAAGAGATGCAACACTACCTGAAGTGAACCTACGACATGAAGAACTTGGTGGTCAACCACAACTTGGTAATCGACCTGCTGCAAATCGTCCGATACTTGCATTTTTTGCTGGCCGGGCTCATGGTTATGGAAGAAGTGTGTTATTCAAATACTGGAAAGATAAAGATGATGAGGTCCGAGTCTATCAGAACTTGCCGAAAccgctcaactacactaatttgATGTCCCAGAGTAAGTTTTGTCTGTGCCCAAGTGGATATGAAGTTGCAAGTCCTAGGATTGTTGAAGCAATATATGCTGGATGTGTTCCGGTTATACTTTCTGATCATTACGTACTCCCGTTCAGCGATGTACTTAACTGGAGCCAGTTTTCAGTTCAAATTCCGGTTCAAAGAATACCTGACATTAAGGTTATCTTGAAAAACATCTCGACGACAGACTATCTGAAAATGCAAATTAGAGTCATGCAGGTGAGGAGACATTTTGTACTCAACAGGCCTGCTCAGAGATTTGATTTACTTCACATGGTACTCCATTCGGTATGGTTAAGGAGGCTGAATATTGGGTTAATTTCTCAAGATGTTGGTTAAAGACATTGAAATTTTAGTCAAGTTTACAGTTAGCATTTTGGCATTACAATtttagaataagaagaagaaaacattgaTAATTTTTGCgatactgtcacatttactttctAAGAAATGGCTTGTGCAATAACTAGTTTTTACATACAGCAGAACCAAAATTGGTGATGTAGAGTTACAGGATATCCAACCCCAATAGTTTCACTATTCCTTTTCCTGGCTGATCTCCATGCTTCCTTCTGAAGCTCTGGAAGACTGGAAGTTCATTTGACGTCTTTTTTTGAACTTCTCCTGTTGCATGCACTCCTTATATTtcagctttactgttttgaaaaAGAGTAGAAATCCTAAGTGATAGCGTAATTCAAATTAACCAAGTAGACAAGTTAAATTGACTATTAGATATTCTTTTATGGAAATAAAGGTCGAGAAACTACCAGAATCATAAACTGAGCTAAGTTTTTCGAATATATCTTCGGGTACATTATGAACACTACAAGAGTCTTTATCAGCTTCTTTCAGAAGTTTTTTAAACTCAACAACCTGAAAAGAAAATcagtcaaacaaaaaaaaatcataaagcaGACTAGTAGAGGACGAGTTTCACATATATTACTACCGAAAAGAGAAATCGTGTTTCTGGATAAAAGTTCATAGAGAAAACTTAATGTCAGCCTGTTTTCTCGCTTCTTTTAACCTTTCAGTAAACAAGAGATAAGATACAATACTTGAGTACTTTTAACACATTAAAGAACTTTTAACACATTTGTTTTCAATTTATAATATACATGTCTGGACGTATTGCATATCCTACTCTAGTTTGATAGATTTGGGGCAGCCAGTGTATGTTGCTTCATCAGGATAATTTAAGCACTACTTTCATAGAAACCTGAACGTCCCATTCATATTTCAGTTTCTGGAATTTGACCCTAGTTGGAGAAGCCTTCCAGACAAGCCATGGTGGTATCCTTCGATATTGAAGATTAATGCTACCCTTCAAGGTCTTGCAACTCCAATTATAAGTCAAACATTCTAAAACTGTGTTTGCCTATCTAGATCAGCGCAAGGCTTCTATTAGACTACCTAACTTCTCTAGATACGCCTACCTAGATCAGAtatccaaaattattattttcttgtttgTTTGGTAAAAGTTCTAATGCCTTTTCTGTTTGCTTGCTTTCATTTTCCCCTGGCTAATAATTTTTCTCAGATTACTCCAATCTGGATGTGTTATTTTTGTTTAGGGTGGACAGTTAATTTACAGTATTGATGTAAATATGTTAGATGTATCTTTCAGGTTCCATAGTTGGGGATTAATTATCAATCTTCTGCATTCGCGAAAGGTTGCTATCCAATGGGGAAGTATGCTGCATTCTCTAATCAGCAAGGACTATGTACTACAGGCAAAATGCCAGGAACACTGGGTTGGCAATGACAGATTTAGATCCAGATAGAGGTTTAATAGGAATGGGGAGTTTGAAGCTTCTAGTGAGCTAAACCGTGGTCCTAGGGATCGTCGAGTGATCTCATCCCCTGAGAAAGACCAGTTAACCCCTACAGCTCACAAAGATAAATGTAACCCTCCAGAGTTCCAAACAGATTATGAAAATGCGAAGTTCTTTGTAATAAAGTCCTATAGTGAAAATGATATTCACAGAAGTATCAAGTATGGTGTGTGGGCTAGTACAGCAAATGGCAATAGGAAGCTGGATGTGGCATTCCGGGAGGCAGAGACGAAATCTGGAGAGACGTGCAAAAGGTCCCccatctttctcttcttctcagtGAGTATAAAACTAACCTTCATATATTACAGGAACTTTTGGTTGTGGACTCCTGCTTACTATTTTTATCATTATCAATCCAGATAAGTGAGGTTTTTACGGTAATTTTAGGTAAATGGGAGCGGGCAGTTTGTTGGCCTAGCTGAGATGACTGGACAAGTGGATTTCAAGAAGGATATGGACTTTTGGCAGCAAGACAAGTGGAATGGCGACATGTCATACTTAAAAACAATGACAACAAGCCTGTGACCAATAGCAGGGATACTCAGGAGGTAATTCCTAAGAATCTTCTTTATGGACTttctttagaaaatatttttcatgagttcagatGAATATAATTTGTTGCTATGGGACAAATTCCGTATTGAAAacctgttttttctttttctttttttactctTTAATTCAATTGATGCTTTGCATGTTGCAATGTTTATGCTATCAAGAACTAGTTTGAAAAATATTATACAAAGAAATGAGAGAGTTCTAATACCTGATTTCTTGCCAGAAAGGTGAAGCAACGCCCACTATTCCCTGCTCTGGCAGTCCGACCTGCGCGATGGATATATGTCCTAACATGGAAAGGCATGGCGTAGTTAATTACATTCCTCACCCCTGCAACATCCATACCACGAGTCATGGCATCTGAAGCAATAAGCACCTGTATTTTTCCCTCCCGAAATTTCTCGAGTGTCTTGCTGCAAACGAAGAACGGAATATGAAAATCCATTAAGGGGAATTTCCAGCATCAAACAGACTCTATGTATTGCAAATGTAACCGAGTGATACAGCTCAGAAGTTGGAACTTAGATTTTCTTAATCAGTACAGGATTTACCTTCGCAGAGATTGAGGTTGAAAAGCAGAATATTCTTTGATCTTAAAGGGCAAATCAAAGCAATTTAACATGGTACAAAGTTCATGAGTCGAATCCTTAGATTTTGCAAAAACAATACTTTGTTCCCCTTTTAGCTCGTGCAGAAGTGCCGCCAAGTAAAGAGGTCTGGATTTTACCTCACATGTCTGAACAAAGAAAGCAAAGGAAAATATACGTGAATTGATGAAAAGAATAAACTTTGGAATCTCTTAAATACTAAAAGAGTGTTCACATAATACATAGATTATTTAACAATATTAAACTAGTGTAACAACCAAGTATGAGAAACTATTTAGAATCTCCAACGGAATGGATTGATGCTTCAAAGATAAAAATAAAGGAATGGACTGTTTGGTCACAAAATGCTTGAGGAGACGTACCAATTTGAATAATTGTAGCTTGTCAGGTAGCTGATAGCGGCCAGTTGTCAAAAACAAAGGATGATGCAGATCAAGCTTGGAAAGCTTGCCAGGACTTTGGGTCAGAGTAGCAGATAAAATCATCTTCACAAGCCTCGGGGAAGATTTACCTTTAAACCCCCTTTCGATACCGCTACATCAAAAAAAGATTTTATTGAAGGTGAATAGATGATTAGGTTTACTATTAGCTTAAAGGAATCTGTGGACTATGAGAGAGAAGGAAATGGCCTCTAACGAATATGCAGCCGAGTATTCAAATAATCATCCTGCAACAGCATTTTTATAAGGTCATGGCATAAGTTTGTGATTACATGTAAATGTAGTATCGTACTGTAAAAAACAAACTCAGGAGCACTGACGAAATATATTGGCAAAATCCCAATCAGGTAAACTTTTGGCAGACAAATCTGTCCCAATCCTCTTAAAGGTTAACTTATCTGAAGTCAACAAACAATTGACTTTATAAACTAAGTATCAAGGATCAAATAAAACTTACGATCTTCTAATAGTTCTCAGGGGACCGAGAAAAGATTGAGAAGCCCTCATATGCGAAAACTGGTGTTCCTCATTTGAACGGGTCAATTGAAGCACAGCACGAAGAAAATCCTGATATTCCTCTCCAAGTAGCTTGTCTATTTCATCAACTACCTGAAAATCTCAAGTATGTAAGCCTATATATATTATCTTACAACAGTTAGTTGAGGTCCTATGATAGAACTGGCCAATGATATGTTTGTTGTGATTCTTCTAACTAAACAGTTCTAGTGACCCTTGCCTTTAGTTACTGAGACATTATGCAATTGATTTAATTCAAAAGGCATGCAATTTGGTGTCCTGATAGTCCAGGGTGCAGACAATTGATTCTCATGAACCTCGGGTTATGACAATACTGACTACTGATCTAAAAAGATAGGGAGCTTAGAGAGTTAAATCTGGCAGAAACAAACCCAATCATTCTCATCAAGTGACTCATGTAGACTGATCAATTCATGCAAATGAATTTGTATTAATCATTAGTATCTAAGCATACCAGCAGGTGACAATTCTAACCCGTCCAAGATATTTGTTTTCCTTGTAAGTTACAACAGACGTATCACTTGACAAAATTAGAATGTCGTACTAGCAAGGCTCAATCTAATTATGTATTCAGATTCCCCTACCACACATAACTGTAAACACAAAATTGCTCTAGCAACAAAAATCTACTTAAGTATGGTACCATACAGAACCTCTCCAAACAGGAATATGCTTCGATGTCCTTAGATTCATCATTTGAAGAGCCAGATAACGAGTTTACAGTCTAAATCTATTCATACAAGCATTGGAAGTTGATACATCAACAAGAAAACTTGAGGGAAGGGATAAACAAACAGAAAGGTGCTTATGTTAGCTTCATATAACAATAAGAAACTAGAGTAGAATTTCAGTCTAAAAATTGTGCATAGATAACTCAGTTCACAAAATTTCTCACTTACAAGAAACTGAAGATGCTCAAGAGTAAATCCCTTTGTTGTGTTAATATGGTCCATCAGTCTTCCAGGTGTTGCCACTAAAATATCAACTCCGCTTTCCAATTCTTTCTCTGGGTCATACCAAACACCTGCCTCCAGCGCAGGCCGCTTAATGAGCTGTGATATCTCATCTGACATTTTACCTTTACCACCAATAGCTGAACCAACAGTTAATCCCACAGCTGGTGCTATAGATTCAAATACACTTTTTACCTATACCAAAAtgcgaagaaaaaaaatcactaaACAGCACAACTCTAGAAAATCAACACGTTAATTACCAACGTTCGGAGACGAACCTGATCTGCCAAATTACAGGAAGGCAGGACAACTAGAGCGCGTAAGCATCTAACATTCCGTGTTGAAAGAGATTGAACAATAGGCAGTGCATAAGATAAGGTTTTCCCACTTCCAGTTGGTGAATTAATACAAAGATCTCTCTCAAATTGACCAGGTCCAATTGTTTGTTTCCATACTGCATACTGAATTGGATACAATGTTGTAAAATTCTCATTGATATTACTTAATGCCTCCACCAATCTAAACAAaaacaatcaaaagaaaaaaaaaacaattttcaaCAATCAAAAATCACTGAAAGAGAATGAAATATAGAGAGAGGTGGAGGGAGGAAGGGATACCTGGGATCAAGTCCAGGAACATGTTCTAATAGAATATCTTCAATGAGATTGACATTTATAGGAGCTCTCATCCATGGGAGAACTGGGATTTTCTGCTGTTTCGGATTCTCTTCAACCGTTGCAGATGATTTTCGTTTAGTACTGACCATTTTTAAATCTCCAGCAGAAGAAAGATTAAACCCTAGAACTAACTAATGGAGAAGAGAGGGAATAATATGATATTGTTTCTCTGATTCTGATAAACCCTAAACGGCTAAACCCAAAATCTGGTTATTTTATCGAACACGCCTAAAGATATGGAGACTCAGAGTTGGGCTTGCTTACTAATTGCAGGCCCAATATATTGGACTCGTTGTATTCAGCCGTGATTGCGTCTTGTTGTAGTTATTGCTGGTGGTGTCCCGGAACCCTTCCACTGACCTGCGATGAAAATATTCATGTCCATTCCAGCCGTGATTGCGTCTTGTCGATAAGAAAAAGGACGTAATAACTAATAAGGAGTGTCcggtaaagtttttttttttttttctctttttttgttttgttttgcacATGGGAAAATTAGGATAAGGCCCaaaaaatatattattcctaTTGGTAAGCCCAAAATATTTTTCAGCTACCGCGACACCCCTAGTTATTCAAAATTATAAAAAGTGAGTAACAAGACAAAGTTGCCCTTAATATAATTACTTGTAAAAGGAAGAAATTTTGGATTTTCTATCTGCTCAGTAAAGAGTTTGCATGACTCGTACGcatcctattttttcaggggtataattggtatgcaaacttgaatataatatatctaaaaaaccgtgccttggaattttacaaattttatctcgttgcaAAGCTTTTAAAGGGCTCTACAAAACGAGCACaaataacaatatcaaatttgGTTTTTTACGAAAAATTGGAGGTGATTATCATTTTTAGGGAGaaattttgaaaacttgatacaccaccattatgcagccaccataaaggatgcataacacattatgcagatacCACAAAGAATGCATCacaaattatgcaaccatattttggtttatgcatcaactagttAGGTTGTGCAACCACTAAAACGATGTATATGCCTAAAACTaacattctaacaaaaaaaatgatGCATGATACATTATGTAGTCAAAACAAAAGACGCATAATGCAttgtgcaaccatattttggttcatgcatcaCTAATTTGATCATGCACCACTAAAAACTtgtataaat encodes the following:
- the LOC113308316 gene encoding uncharacterized protein LOC113308316; its protein translation is MAEESSSPSVILQFAPVQSAVDDGLISGLSHWYKVKFLNSSLPFFVNRYDDMYLCGWHGVGDGFVRFGVCQGFEENTLISVVVTSDHAHNVFEEMPERPVEEHRSWTEFGWRKAVRGK
- the LOC113314454 gene encoding probable glycosyltransferase At5g11130; its protein translation is MAAAASLKILYLLFALFSTVFIYQSSQTYGYSNGFLPTSSPITTTGRSISSKLTNHEQNEKRKLNRIEEGLKRARYAILRAARTRNLTNSNSKEEEEFVSRGSIYLNPYAFYQSHTEMEKRLKVWTYKEGQPPLFHDGPLGYVYSTEGHFIDEMESGLSPFTTQNPDEAHLFFLPFSVVNIKRFILAPNPSIPWAWLQLFVEDYIKVVSNKYSFWNRSSGADHFMVSCHDRGPQISSAFPRELFKNLIRVLCNANTSEGFHPIRDATLPEVNLRHEELGGQPQLGNRPAANRPILAFFAGRAHGYGRSVLFKYWKDKDDEVRVYQNLPKPLNYTNLMSQSKFCLCPSGYEVASPRIVEAIYAGCVPVILSDHYVLPFSDVLNWSQFSVQIPVQRIPDIKVILKNISTTDYLKMQIRVMQVRRHFVLNRPAQRFDLLHMVLHSVWLRRLNIGLISQDVG
- the LOC113314453 gene encoding DEAD-box ATP-dependent RNA helicase 1-like, which codes for MVSTKRKSSATVEENPKQQKIPVLPWMRAPINVNLIEDILLEHVPGLDPRLVEALSNINENFTTLYPIQYAVWKQTIGPGQFERDLCINSPTGSGKTLSYALPIVQSLSTRNVRCLRALVVLPSCNLADQVKSVFESIAPAVGLTVGSAIGGKGKMSDEISQLIKRPALEAGVWYDPEKELESGVDILVATPGRLMDHINTTKGFTLEHLQFLVVDEIDKLLGEEYQDFLRAVLQLTRSNEEHQFSHMRASQSFLGPLRTIRRSGIERGFKGKSSPRLVKMILSATLTQSPGKLSKLDLHHPLFLTTGRYQLPDKLQLFKLTCEVKSRPLYLAALLHELKGEQSIVFAKSKDSTHELCTMLNCFDLPFKIKEYSAFQPQSLRSKTLEKFREGKIQVLIASDAMTRGMDVAGVRNVINYAMPFHVRTYIHRAGRTARAGNSGRCFTFLARNQVVEFKKLLKEADKDSCSVHNVPEDIFEKLSSVYDSVKLKYKECMQQEKFKKRRQMNFQSSRASEGSMEISQEKE